In the genome of Drosophila subpulchrella strain 33 F10 #4 breed RU33 chromosome 2L, RU_Dsub_v1.1 Primary Assembly, whole genome shotgun sequence, one region contains:
- the LOC119546424 gene encoding dual oxidase isoform X1, translating into MSVPSAPHQRAAIENRDPCPGPKKLQLRHFLPGATYGGALLLLLISLGLDLGAVHCYEKMYSQTEKQRYDGWYNNLAHPDWGSVDSHLVRKAPPSYSDGVYAMAGANRPSTRRLSRLFMRGKDGLGSKFNRTALLAFFGQLVANEIVMASESGCPIEMHRIEIEKCDEMYDRECRGDKYIPFHRAAYDRDTGQSPNAPREQINQMTAWIDGSFIYSTSEAWLNAMRSFHNGTLLTQKDGKLPVRNTMRVPLFNNPVPSVMKMLSPERLFLLGDPRTNQNPAILSFAILFLRWHNTLAQRIKRLHPDWSDEDIYQRARHTVIASLQNVIVYEYLPAFLGTSLPPYDGYKQDIHPGIGHIFQAAAFRFGHTMIPPGIYRRDGQCNFKETPMGYPAVRLCSTWWDSSGFFADTSVEEVLMGLASQISEREDPVLCSDVRDKLFGPMEFTRRDLGALNIMRGRDNGLPDYNTARESYGLKRHKTWTDINPPLFETQPELLDMLKEAYDNQLDDVDVYVGGMLESYGQPGEFFTAVIKEQFMRLRDADRFWFENERNGIFTPEEIKELRKITLWDIIVNSTDVNEEEIQKDVFMWRTGDPCPQPMQLNATELEPCTYLEGYDYFSGSELMFIYVCVFLGFVPILCAGAGYCVVKLQNSKRRRLKIRQEALRAPQQKGSVDKMLAREWLHANHKRLVTVKFGPEAAIYTVDRKGEKLRTFSLKHIDVVSVEESATNHIKKKPYILLRVPSDHDLVLELESYGARRKFVKKLEDFLLLHKKEMTLMEVNRDIMLARAETRERRQKRLEYFFREAYALTFGLRPGERRRRSDASSDGEVMTVMRTSLSKAEFAAALGMKPNDMFVRKMFNIVDKDQDGRISFQEFLETVVLFSRGKTDDKLRIIFDMCDNDRNGVIDKGELSEMMRSLVEIARTTSLGDDQVTELIDGMFQDVGLEHKNHLTYQDFKLMMKEYKGDFVAIGLDCKGAKQNFLDTSTNVARMTSFNIEPMQDKPRHWVLAKWDAYITFLEENRQNIFYLFLFYVVTIVLFVERFIHYSFMAEHTDLRHIMGVGIAITRGSAASLSFCYSLLLLTMSRNLITKLKEFPIQQYIPLDSHIQFHKIAACTALFFSVLHTVGHIVNFYHVSTQSHENLRCLTREVHFASDYKPDITFWLFQTVTGTTGVLLFIIMCIIFVFAHPTIRKKAYNFFWNMHTLYIGLYLLSLIHGLARLTGPPRFWMFFLGPGIVYTLDKIVSLRTKYMALDVIDTDLLPSDVIKIKFYRPPNLKYLSGQWVRLSCTAFRPHEMHSFTLTSAPHENCLSCHIKAQGPWTWKLRNYFDPCNYNPEDQPKIRIEGPFGGGNQDWYKFEVAVMVGGGIGVTPYASILNDLVFGTSTNRYSGVACKKVYFLWICPSHKHFEWFIDVLRDVEKKDVTNVLEIHIFITQFFHKFDLRTTMLYICENHFQRLSKTSIFTGLKAVNHFGRPDMSSFLKFVQKKHSYVSKIGVFSCGPRPLTKSVMSACDEVNKTRKLPYFIHHFENFG; encoded by the exons AGAAAATGTACAGCCAGACGGAGAAACAGCGCTACGATGGCTGGTACAATAACCTGGCCCATCCCGACTGGGGATCCGTGG ATAGCCACCTGGTGCGAAAGGCACCGCCCTCCTATTCAGATGGAGTTTACGCAATGGCAGGTGCCAATCGACCCTCGACCCGCAGGCTCAGTCGCCTGTTTATGCGGGGAAAGGACGGACTGGGTTCGAAGTTCAATAGGACGGCACTGCTGGCCTTCTTTGGCCAACTGGTGGCCAATGAGATAGTGATGGCCTCCGAGTCCGGCTGCCCCATCGAGATGCATCGCATCGAGATCGAGAAATGCGACGAGATGTACGATAGGGAGTGCCGTGGCGACAAGTACATACCCTTCCATCGAGCGGCCTACGATCGCGACACCGGACAGAGCCCAAATGCACCCAGGGAACAG ATAAATCAAATGACTGCTTGGATTGATGGCAGTTTCATTTACAGCACCTCCGAGGCCTGGCTCAATGCCATGCGCTCCTTCCACAACGGCACCCTGCTCACCCAGAAGGACGGAAAGCTCCCCGTTCGCAACACCATGCGGGTGCCGCTCTTCAACAACCCGGTGCCGAGTGTCATGAAGATGCTCAGTCCGGAGCGACTGTTTC TTCTTGGAGACCCTCGCACCAATCAGAACCCTGCGATCCTGTCCTTCGCCATTCTCTTCCTGCGCTGGCACAACACCCTGGCTCAGCGGATCAAGCGTCTGCATCCGGATTGGAGTGATGAGGACATTTACCAGCGGGCCCGTCACACGGTGATTGCCAGTCTGCAGAATGTGATAGTCTATGAGTATTTGCCCGCCTTTCTGGGCACCTCATTGCCACCATACGATGGATACAAACAGGATATACATCCTGGCATCGGTCACATATTCCAGGCGGCTGCCTTTCGATTTGGCCACACGATGATTCCGCCGGGAATTTACAGGCGAGATGGTCAGTGCAACTTTAAGGAAACACCCATGGGTTATCCAGCAGTCAGACTTTGCTCCACTTGGTGGGACTCGAGC gGCTTTTTCGCTGACACCAGTGTGGAAGAGGTACTGATGGGTCTGGCCTCGCAAATATCCGAACGTGAGGATCCTGTTCTCTGCTCAGATGTGCGGGACAAACTCTTCGGACCCATGGAATTCACGCGTCGTGATCTGGGGGCTCTTAATATAATGCGAGGTCGGGATAATGGTCTGCCGGATTATAATACGGCCAGGGAGTCATATGGTCTGAAGAGGCACAAGACCTGGACGGATATCAATCCACCGTTGTTCGAAACGCAGCCAGAGCTCTTGGA CATGTTGAAGGAGGCTTACGACAACCAGCTGGATGATGTGGATGTCTATGTGGGTGGCATGTTGGAATCCTATGGCCAGCCAGGCGAATTCTTTACGGCCGTGATCAAGGAGCAGTTCATGCGACTTCGAGACGCGGATCGTTTCTGGTTCGAGAACGAACGCAATGGGATTTTCACACCCGAAGAGATCAAGGAGCTGCGCAAGATAACTCTGTGGGACATTATAGTGAATAGTACGGATGTGAACGAGGAGGAGATCCAAAAGGATGTGTTTATGTGGCGCACTGGAGATCCCTGTCCGCAGCCTATGCAACTGAATGCCACCGAACTGGAACCATGCACCTATTTGGAGGGTTATGATTACTTTTCTGGATCCGAGCTAATGTTCATCTACGTTTGCGTATTCCTTGGATTTGTGCCCATCCTATGCGCCGGAGCCGGTTACTGTGTGGTCAAGTTGCAAAACAGCAAACGGCGGAGGTTGAAGATCCGCCAGGAGGCTCTGAGGGCGCCACAGCAGAAGGGTTCGGTGGACAAGATGCTGGCCAGGGAGTGGCTCCATGCCAACCACAAGCGATTGGTTACGGTTAAATTTGGCCCAGAGGCGGCCATCTACACGGTGGACAGGAAGGGTGAAAAGCTGCGCACCTTTAGTCTGAAGCACATCGATGTGGTCAGTGTGGAGGAATCGGCCACGAATCACATCAAGAAGAAGCCGTACATCCTGCTGAGAGTGCCCAGTGATCATGATCTTGTCCTGGAACTGGAATCATATGGAGCGCGCAGGAAGTTCGTGAAGAAGCTGGAGGATTTCCTGTTGCTGCACAAGAAGGAGATGACCCTGATGGAGGTCAACAGGGACATCATGTTGGCGCGAGCGGAGACGAGGGAGCGACGGCAGAAGCGATTGGAGTATTTCTTCCGTGAGGCCTACGCCCTGACCTTTGGCTTGAGACCAGGTGAGAGACGCCGCAGGTCGGATGCCTCCAGCGATGGCGAAGTGATGACCGTGATGCGGACCAGTCTGTCCAAGGCGGAGTTTGCTGCCGCCCTGGGCATGAAACCCAACGATATGTTTGTGCGCAAGATGTTTAACATTGTGGACAAGGATCAGGATGGAAGGATAAGCTTCCAGGAGTTCCTCGAAACCGTTGTACTTTTTTCGCGCGGCAAGACAGATGACAAGTTAAGGATTATCTTCGATATGTGTGATAATGATCGTAATGGAGTCATCGACAAGGGTGAACTGAGCGAGATGATGCGATCGCTGGTGGAGATTGCAAGGACCACAAGCCTGGGCGATGACCAGGTCACCGAGCTGATCGATGGCATGTTCCAGGATGTGGGATTGGAGCACAAGAACCATTTGACCTACCAGGACTTTAAGCTGATGATGAAGGAGTACAAGGGTGACTTTGTGGCCATCGGGTTGGACTGTAAGGGGGCCAAGCAGAACTTCCTGGACACCTCAACGAACGTGGCCCGTATGACGTCCTTCAACATCGAACCGATGCAGGACAAGCCGCGTCACTGGGTGCTGGCCAAGTGGGATGCGTATATCACGTTCCTCGAGGAGAACCGTCAGAACATCTTCTATCTGTTCCTCTTCTACGTGGTCACCATTGTCCTGTTCGTGGAGCGCTTCATCCACTACTCCTTCATGGCGGAGCACACGGATCTGCGGCACATCATGGGTGTGGGCATAGCCATCACCAGGGGATCCGCAGCCTCGCTCTCCTTCTGCTActccctgctgctgctgaccaTGTCCAGGAATCTGATCACCAAGCTGAAGGAGTTCCCCATCCAGCAGTACATTCCCCTGGATTCGCACATCCAGTTCCACAAGATTGCCGCCTGCACGGCGCTTTTCTTCTCGGTTTTGCATACGGTGGGTCACATTGTAAACTTCTATCATGTGTCCACTCAGTCGCATGAGAATCTCCGCTGCCTGACCCGCGAGGTGCACTTTGCCTCGGACTACAAGCCGGACATCACCTTCTGGCTCTTCCAGACGGTCACCGGTACCACGGGAGTCCTGCTTTTCATCATCATGTGCATTATCTTCGTGTTTGCCCATCCCACGATCCGCAAGAAGGCCTATAATTTCTTTTGGAACATGCACACCCTGTACATTGGATTGTATCTCCTTAGTTTGATCCACGGATTGGCTCGACTGACAGGACCACCGCGCTTCTGGATGTTCTTCCTGGGTCCGGGCATTGTGTACACTCTGGATAAGATCGTCTCGCTGCGCACCAAGTATATGGCCCTGGACGTGATCGATACGGATCTGCTGCCCTCCGATGTGATCAAGATCAAGTTCTATCGACCACCGAATCTCAAATACCTTTCGGGTCAGTGGGTGAGGTTATCCTGCACCGCCTTTCGGCCTCATGAGATGCACAGCTTCACTTTGACCTCGGCGCCGCACGAGAACTGCTTGAGTTGCCACATCAAGGCCCAGGGTCCGTGGACGTGGAAGCTGCGTAACTACTTCGATCCCTGCAACTACAATCCGGAGGATCAGCCCAAGATACGCATCGAGGGGCCATTTGGGGGCGGCAATCAGGACTGGTACAAGTTCGAGGTGGCCGTAATGGTCGGCGGCGGCATCGGGGTCACTCCGTACGCCTCCATTCTCAACGATCTGGTCTTTGGCACCAGTACCAATCGATACTCGGGCGTGGCCTGCAAGAAGGTGTACTTCCTGTGGATCTGCCCATCGCACAAGCACTTTGAGTGGTTCATCGACGTCCTGCGCGACGTAGAGAAGAAGGATGTCACCAATGTGCTCGAGATACACATATTCATCACGCAGTTCTTCCACAAGTTCGATCTGCGAACGACCATGCTG TACATCTGTGAGAACCACTTCCAGCGGCTGTCGAAGACTTCCATATTCACGGGTCTGAAGGCGGTCAATCATTTCGGCCGCCCGGACATGTCAAGCTTCTTGAAGTTCGTCCAAAAGAAGCACTCCTAT GTCTCCAAAATAGGCGTCTTCTCCTGCGGTCCTCGTCCGCTGACCAAAAGCGTGATGTCTGCCTGTGATGAAGTTAACAAGACGCGCAAGTTGCCCTATTTCATTCATCACTTCGAGAACTTTGGATAG
- the LOC119546424 gene encoding dual oxidase isoform X2 produces MHPGNSTSEAWLNAMRSFHNGTLLTQKDGKLPVRNTMRVPLFNNPVPSVMKMLSPERLFLLGDPRTNQNPAILSFAILFLRWHNTLAQRIKRLHPDWSDEDIYQRARHTVIASLQNVIVYEYLPAFLGTSLPPYDGYKQDIHPGIGHIFQAAAFRFGHTMIPPGIYRRDGQCNFKETPMGYPAVRLCSTWWDSSGFFADTSVEEVLMGLASQISEREDPVLCSDVRDKLFGPMEFTRRDLGALNIMRGRDNGLPDYNTARESYGLKRHKTWTDINPPLFETQPELLDMLKEAYDNQLDDVDVYVGGMLESYGQPGEFFTAVIKEQFMRLRDADRFWFENERNGIFTPEEIKELRKITLWDIIVNSTDVNEEEIQKDVFMWRTGDPCPQPMQLNATELEPCTYLEGYDYFSGSELMFIYVCVFLGFVPILCAGAGYCVVKLQNSKRRRLKIRQEALRAPQQKGSVDKMLAREWLHANHKRLVTVKFGPEAAIYTVDRKGEKLRTFSLKHIDVVSVEESATNHIKKKPYILLRVPSDHDLVLELESYGARRKFVKKLEDFLLLHKKEMTLMEVNRDIMLARAETRERRQKRLEYFFREAYALTFGLRPGERRRRSDASSDGEVMTVMRTSLSKAEFAAALGMKPNDMFVRKMFNIVDKDQDGRISFQEFLETVVLFSRGKTDDKLRIIFDMCDNDRNGVIDKGELSEMMRSLVEIARTTSLGDDQVTELIDGMFQDVGLEHKNHLTYQDFKLMMKEYKGDFVAIGLDCKGAKQNFLDTSTNVARMTSFNIEPMQDKPRHWVLAKWDAYITFLEENRQNIFYLFLFYVVTIVLFVERFIHYSFMAEHTDLRHIMGVGIAITRGSAASLSFCYSLLLLTMSRNLITKLKEFPIQQYIPLDSHIQFHKIAACTALFFSVLHTVGHIVNFYHVSTQSHENLRCLTREVHFASDYKPDITFWLFQTVTGTTGVLLFIIMCIIFVFAHPTIRKKAYNFFWNMHTLYIGLYLLSLIHGLARLTGPPRFWMFFLGPGIVYTLDKIVSLRTKYMALDVIDTDLLPSDVIKIKFYRPPNLKYLSGQWVRLSCTAFRPHEMHSFTLTSAPHENCLSCHIKAQGPWTWKLRNYFDPCNYNPEDQPKIRIEGPFGGGNQDWYKFEVAVMVGGGIGVTPYASILNDLVFGTSTNRYSGVACKKVYFLWICPSHKHFEWFIDVLRDVEKKDVTNVLEIHIFITQFFHKFDLRTTMLYICENHFQRLSKTSIFTGLKAVNHFGRPDMSSFLKFVQKKHSYVSKIGVFSCGPRPLTKSVMSACDEVNKTRKLPYFIHHFENFG; encoded by the exons ATGCACCCAGGGAACAG CACCTCCGAGGCCTGGCTCAATGCCATGCGCTCCTTCCACAACGGCACCCTGCTCACCCAGAAGGACGGAAAGCTCCCCGTTCGCAACACCATGCGGGTGCCGCTCTTCAACAACCCGGTGCCGAGTGTCATGAAGATGCTCAGTCCGGAGCGACTGTTTC TTCTTGGAGACCCTCGCACCAATCAGAACCCTGCGATCCTGTCCTTCGCCATTCTCTTCCTGCGCTGGCACAACACCCTGGCTCAGCGGATCAAGCGTCTGCATCCGGATTGGAGTGATGAGGACATTTACCAGCGGGCCCGTCACACGGTGATTGCCAGTCTGCAGAATGTGATAGTCTATGAGTATTTGCCCGCCTTTCTGGGCACCTCATTGCCACCATACGATGGATACAAACAGGATATACATCCTGGCATCGGTCACATATTCCAGGCGGCTGCCTTTCGATTTGGCCACACGATGATTCCGCCGGGAATTTACAGGCGAGATGGTCAGTGCAACTTTAAGGAAACACCCATGGGTTATCCAGCAGTCAGACTTTGCTCCACTTGGTGGGACTCGAGC gGCTTTTTCGCTGACACCAGTGTGGAAGAGGTACTGATGGGTCTGGCCTCGCAAATATCCGAACGTGAGGATCCTGTTCTCTGCTCAGATGTGCGGGACAAACTCTTCGGACCCATGGAATTCACGCGTCGTGATCTGGGGGCTCTTAATATAATGCGAGGTCGGGATAATGGTCTGCCGGATTATAATACGGCCAGGGAGTCATATGGTCTGAAGAGGCACAAGACCTGGACGGATATCAATCCACCGTTGTTCGAAACGCAGCCAGAGCTCTTGGA CATGTTGAAGGAGGCTTACGACAACCAGCTGGATGATGTGGATGTCTATGTGGGTGGCATGTTGGAATCCTATGGCCAGCCAGGCGAATTCTTTACGGCCGTGATCAAGGAGCAGTTCATGCGACTTCGAGACGCGGATCGTTTCTGGTTCGAGAACGAACGCAATGGGATTTTCACACCCGAAGAGATCAAGGAGCTGCGCAAGATAACTCTGTGGGACATTATAGTGAATAGTACGGATGTGAACGAGGAGGAGATCCAAAAGGATGTGTTTATGTGGCGCACTGGAGATCCCTGTCCGCAGCCTATGCAACTGAATGCCACCGAACTGGAACCATGCACCTATTTGGAGGGTTATGATTACTTTTCTGGATCCGAGCTAATGTTCATCTACGTTTGCGTATTCCTTGGATTTGTGCCCATCCTATGCGCCGGAGCCGGTTACTGTGTGGTCAAGTTGCAAAACAGCAAACGGCGGAGGTTGAAGATCCGCCAGGAGGCTCTGAGGGCGCCACAGCAGAAGGGTTCGGTGGACAAGATGCTGGCCAGGGAGTGGCTCCATGCCAACCACAAGCGATTGGTTACGGTTAAATTTGGCCCAGAGGCGGCCATCTACACGGTGGACAGGAAGGGTGAAAAGCTGCGCACCTTTAGTCTGAAGCACATCGATGTGGTCAGTGTGGAGGAATCGGCCACGAATCACATCAAGAAGAAGCCGTACATCCTGCTGAGAGTGCCCAGTGATCATGATCTTGTCCTGGAACTGGAATCATATGGAGCGCGCAGGAAGTTCGTGAAGAAGCTGGAGGATTTCCTGTTGCTGCACAAGAAGGAGATGACCCTGATGGAGGTCAACAGGGACATCATGTTGGCGCGAGCGGAGACGAGGGAGCGACGGCAGAAGCGATTGGAGTATTTCTTCCGTGAGGCCTACGCCCTGACCTTTGGCTTGAGACCAGGTGAGAGACGCCGCAGGTCGGATGCCTCCAGCGATGGCGAAGTGATGACCGTGATGCGGACCAGTCTGTCCAAGGCGGAGTTTGCTGCCGCCCTGGGCATGAAACCCAACGATATGTTTGTGCGCAAGATGTTTAACATTGTGGACAAGGATCAGGATGGAAGGATAAGCTTCCAGGAGTTCCTCGAAACCGTTGTACTTTTTTCGCGCGGCAAGACAGATGACAAGTTAAGGATTATCTTCGATATGTGTGATAATGATCGTAATGGAGTCATCGACAAGGGTGAACTGAGCGAGATGATGCGATCGCTGGTGGAGATTGCAAGGACCACAAGCCTGGGCGATGACCAGGTCACCGAGCTGATCGATGGCATGTTCCAGGATGTGGGATTGGAGCACAAGAACCATTTGACCTACCAGGACTTTAAGCTGATGATGAAGGAGTACAAGGGTGACTTTGTGGCCATCGGGTTGGACTGTAAGGGGGCCAAGCAGAACTTCCTGGACACCTCAACGAACGTGGCCCGTATGACGTCCTTCAACATCGAACCGATGCAGGACAAGCCGCGTCACTGGGTGCTGGCCAAGTGGGATGCGTATATCACGTTCCTCGAGGAGAACCGTCAGAACATCTTCTATCTGTTCCTCTTCTACGTGGTCACCATTGTCCTGTTCGTGGAGCGCTTCATCCACTACTCCTTCATGGCGGAGCACACGGATCTGCGGCACATCATGGGTGTGGGCATAGCCATCACCAGGGGATCCGCAGCCTCGCTCTCCTTCTGCTActccctgctgctgctgaccaTGTCCAGGAATCTGATCACCAAGCTGAAGGAGTTCCCCATCCAGCAGTACATTCCCCTGGATTCGCACATCCAGTTCCACAAGATTGCCGCCTGCACGGCGCTTTTCTTCTCGGTTTTGCATACGGTGGGTCACATTGTAAACTTCTATCATGTGTCCACTCAGTCGCATGAGAATCTCCGCTGCCTGACCCGCGAGGTGCACTTTGCCTCGGACTACAAGCCGGACATCACCTTCTGGCTCTTCCAGACGGTCACCGGTACCACGGGAGTCCTGCTTTTCATCATCATGTGCATTATCTTCGTGTTTGCCCATCCCACGATCCGCAAGAAGGCCTATAATTTCTTTTGGAACATGCACACCCTGTACATTGGATTGTATCTCCTTAGTTTGATCCACGGATTGGCTCGACTGACAGGACCACCGCGCTTCTGGATGTTCTTCCTGGGTCCGGGCATTGTGTACACTCTGGATAAGATCGTCTCGCTGCGCACCAAGTATATGGCCCTGGACGTGATCGATACGGATCTGCTGCCCTCCGATGTGATCAAGATCAAGTTCTATCGACCACCGAATCTCAAATACCTTTCGGGTCAGTGGGTGAGGTTATCCTGCACCGCCTTTCGGCCTCATGAGATGCACAGCTTCACTTTGACCTCGGCGCCGCACGAGAACTGCTTGAGTTGCCACATCAAGGCCCAGGGTCCGTGGACGTGGAAGCTGCGTAACTACTTCGATCCCTGCAACTACAATCCGGAGGATCAGCCCAAGATACGCATCGAGGGGCCATTTGGGGGCGGCAATCAGGACTGGTACAAGTTCGAGGTGGCCGTAATGGTCGGCGGCGGCATCGGGGTCACTCCGTACGCCTCCATTCTCAACGATCTGGTCTTTGGCACCAGTACCAATCGATACTCGGGCGTGGCCTGCAAGAAGGTGTACTTCCTGTGGATCTGCCCATCGCACAAGCACTTTGAGTGGTTCATCGACGTCCTGCGCGACGTAGAGAAGAAGGATGTCACCAATGTGCTCGAGATACACATATTCATCACGCAGTTCTTCCACAAGTTCGATCTGCGAACGACCATGCTG TACATCTGTGAGAACCACTTCCAGCGGCTGTCGAAGACTTCCATATTCACGGGTCTGAAGGCGGTCAATCATTTCGGCCGCCCGGACATGTCAAGCTTCTTGAAGTTCGTCCAAAAGAAGCACTCCTAT GTCTCCAAAATAGGCGTCTTCTCCTGCGGTCCTCGTCCGCTGACCAAAAGCGTGATGTCTGCCTGTGATGAAGTTAACAAGACGCGCAAGTTGCCCTATTTCATTCATCACTTCGAGAACTTTGGATAG
- the LOC119546816 gene encoding glucose-6-phosphatase 2: MIAAMEPIKHLALETYNITLNRELSINEWAQERLAFGEPLWLFLSDRLEPNNIFNFFIPLSGIVSQEILLHLLSVLTLVSTLNSFEKWIYPEIRPMWFLREQFANKKLTVKPTVALLSHQLSCETSGGLPCAHSMIFTVFVLILAAHVFIRLWDRFIAWHSPWYRCVMYPVIIGLVVSMWLSRLYLATEFLHQCILGSYFGIRAVNAFEANIKYLFSRPRAYAVPAVCFLGAFAGSVYFIKLHFDMDPHWSVRQAFKWCPEPTYMRHEASPIFALVRDLGNLMGLALASPLFDLEVKESTFWRRCRVLGTLEFVNYGLRVATVKQYGRFAFLSYEFSRNVFHSLALVKYVPNFY, translated from the exons atgatagcAGCAATGGAGCCTATTAAGCACTTAGCACTGGAAACCTATAATATAACGCTCAATCGCGAGTTGTCCATCAACGAATGGGCTCAAGAACG ctTGGCTTTTGGAGAACCCCTGTGGCTTTTCCTCAGCGATCGTCTGGAGCCTAACAACATCTTTAACTTTTTCATACCGCTGAGCGGCATCGTCAGTCAGGAGATTCTCTTACACCTCCTGTCGGTGCTTACCCTGGTCAGCACACTAAACTCTTTCGAAAAGTG GATCTATCCGGAGATACGACCCATGTGGTTTCTTCGCGAGCAGTTTGCCAATAAAAAATTGACCGTTAAGCCGACTGTGGCCCTGCTGAGCCACCAACTTAGCTGCGAGACGAGTGGAGGACTGCCCTGTGCCCACTCGATGATCTTCACCGTGTTCGTCCTTATCCTGGCCGCGCACGTCTTCATCCGCCTATGGGATCGCTTCATAGCCTGGCATTCCCCCTGGTACCGCTGCGTCATGTATCCAGTGATTATCGGCTTGGTGGTCTCCATGTGGCTCAGTCGTCTCTACCTGGCCACCGAGTTCCTCCACCAGTGCATCCTGGGTAGTTACTTTGGGATCCGGGCTGTCAACGCCTTCGAGGCAAACATCAAGTACTTATTCTCCCGACCACGTGCCTATGCAGTTCCCGCTGTTTGCTTTTTGGGAGCTTTTGCAGGGTCGGTGTATTTTATAAAGTTGCACTTTGATATGGATCCCCATTGGTCTGTGCGTCAg GCCTTCAAATGGTGCCCAGAGCCCACATATATGCGCCATGAAGCTAGTCCCATTTTTGCACTTGTCCGCGACCTGGGAAATCTTATGGGTCTAGCGCTTGCATCGCCCCTGTTTGACCT GGAAGTCAAAGAATCAACATTTTGGCGTCGTTGCCGAGTCCTGGGAACTTTAGAGTTTGTCAATTATGGATTGCGCGTAGCCACGGTGAAGCAGTATGGCCGATTTGCTTTCTTGAGCTATGAATTCTCAAGAAATGTCTTTCATTCTCTGGCACTGGTGAAGTACGTCCCAAATTTCTACTAG